A single genomic interval of Chloroflexota bacterium harbors:
- a CDS encoding glycerol-3-phosphate acyltransferase has translation MWDIFSYAIVTATAYLLGSFPTGYLIVRLLKGVDVRQCASGRIGGTNVYRVAGWRAAALTVLGDALKGGVAILLARTLVGTHLALVLAGVAAVWGHNHSVFLSLKGGAGTVTNIGVLAVIFPEIAVILVLLALVTALLTHYASVASLTAAVATPIALLIAFWAIHSPGEYVLYGLLAALIIIWALRPNVVRLLRGTERRVEFGPY, from the coding sequence ATGTGGGACATCTTCTCTTATGCAATTGTTACTGCAACAGCCTATTTATTAGGCTCTTTCCCCACCGGCTATCTTATTGTCCGCCTGCTCAAAGGCGTGGATGTACGCCAGTGTGCAAGTGGTCGCATCGGGGGTACAAATGTCTATCGAGTGGCCGGTTGGAGGGCGGCTGCACTTACTGTTCTAGGCGATGCACTGAAGGGCGGGGTGGCCATCTTGTTAGCTCGGACTCTGGTGGGCACACACCTCGCTCTCGTACTGGCGGGTGTAGCAGCAGTATGGGGACATAACCACTCTGTTTTCCTGAGCCTAAAAGGAGGCGCTGGCACTGTGACCAACATCGGTGTACTCGCGGTTATTTTCCCCGAAATTGCTGTTATCTTGGTCCTTTTGGCGCTTGTTACGGCTCTGCTCACGCATTATGCCTCGGTCGCTTCACTTACTGCAGCGGTGGCAACGCCTATCGCCCTACTGATCGCTTTTTGGGCTATCCACTCGCCAGGTGAATATGTGCTTTATGGCCTCCTGGCGGCGCTCATCATCATTTGGGCGCTGAGACCGAATGTCGTGAGATTGCTGCGGGGTACGGAAAGACGCGTCGAGTTCGGGCCATATTAA